From the genome of Scleropages formosus chromosome 25, fSclFor1.1, whole genome shotgun sequence:
TAGTCGCACCGACTCTGTACTCTATGGACAgagggacagatggacagatgagTAATCGAATCATTTGTGTCATTCTTCATTTGCTCGGTTTGCGCTCTAATTCCTTCTCTTGTGAAGTTATGAAGAAACGGTGTTATTTTGGGTTCGATTTTCTTCTCATCAGCAAGATCGGTGTGTTTTCAGCGATCGGTGAAATCGGTGCGTTTCCGGTGAACGTGTGCTTTCCTCCAAGGGTGAAGATTCACTTCATTCGTGTCGCTCGCTGGCACTTTGACGTGCTCACTGTGTTCTCCGTGGGACTGAGTGCAagttcacgtgtgtgtgtgtgcgtgcgtgcgtgcgagctCTGAGGCGACTGTGGTCCCTCGCTCGCTCTGATGTAACTGCGCTTCAGGTCATGAGGCGTTGCCATCTGTCAGGGCCTCCATGTGTGCTTGGCACCGACCTGGACCGTGGGCAGGAAGTGCTGTGTGATGTCCTGtgctgcacccccctcctcccaccccCTTCCACCAACATGGACCTCTCTCTCATTGGTTCTTTCCAGCAGAGAGGGACTGGACGCTatgtatgtacgtgtgtgtatctgtgtacgtgtgtatatgtgtgtgtgtgtgcgtatacgTGCGTGTACGTGTGTACGTACAGTTCCACTCCTGCTCCACAGGATGCCGTTCGCATTTCACTGATGGGGGGGTTCTGTTCCCAGGGCCTGTGAGGCGGAGCAGTACGGCCATTCGCAGAGAAGATGTGCCGGACTCGTCAAGGTGGTCCAGTGGCCTGACGGGTGGGTGGTCCGGGGGTCTTTTCCACACCCGAGAGAAGAGCATGTCAGCGGGATCCCGATGCCCTGGCACCGGCTTCCAAAGTCCCGTGTCATAGCGTGTGATTATAGCGACGCGATACACCGACACACCGATGCACCGAAACTCATGCATTGGAACACTGACACACTGAAAGTGACGCATTGAAACACTGACGTGTCCACTGCCCCCGTCCTCCACCCCCCGAAACGCGCTCTCCCACGGACCACGGGGACATGGGCGACGCTCCCATGCTGGAGTTCCCTCTGCAGCACCACGCGCCGTCCTTCCCCTGGACCCCAACCAGGGCTCCCCTAGTGGGCGGAGCGGAGCAGAACGCAGCCTTCGTCTTCGTGGGCCTGCTGCTCGTCCTGCTCGTCTTCCTGCTGGTGCGTTGCTTCCGCGTCCTTCTGGACCCCTACAGCAGCATGCCCGCCTCGTCCTGGACCGACCACAAGGAGGCGCTGGAGAGGGGCCAGTTTGACTACACGCTGGTGTAGGGCGCCAGCCACCAGTGCACCGGTCTGGAGACGCCGGAGGCAGCCGAGATTGTGAAGATACGCACAGGTGCACCAGTTTCCTAACGTATGGTCCATATTTTCGGaagcaaattaatattttcattgtatttgtgTTAAAAACGTGGGAGAAAACATAGTTCGGCAGTGCTTTCGACTACCTGCGCTgctacctcacagcacctgagtggtgcgagaggacatgggttcaatcctcgCCCccccgtctgtgtggagtttcctctgggtgctctggtttcctcccacattccaaagacatgccgttcaggttcacccatagtgtgtgagtgacagagtgggTGTGtattctgctgatgtatggatgagtgagccagtgtaagtagtgtatccagcagtgtaagtcattgcggtgaataaggtgtgtgggctcataacactacatagagttcagtggaagtcactttggacaaaagtgtctcataaataaatacatgtaaatgtacctttGGACATCCATTACCGTGTATCCTCCGCTGGTGTGTGCTGTCTGCGTGTTGCCGTTTGTTGGTACACTGTTTTCAccgttgttgttgttactgctGTGAAGTAAGTGGAATTTGATCAATAAATCGCACTTCTCTTCCACTTCCTGTCCCTCCCCGCGGGCTTATTGACGGCTCTTCTAAGGCGATTGCAGCTGGTTTCCAGGGCAACCGGAGACGCGGCGGCCCGAGCTCCAGGTGAATCTTGTCGGACCGTTTTCCCCAAACAGGACGAAGTCGACTTTCGATTCGCTCGCATCCCTCTAACGAGGGAGACACTCAGCTGCTCGTGTTCCAGGACACACGAGCTCGTTGTTCCGCGGTCCATGAAGCTGCACCAGACCCCAGTGATTCGACATCCTGCAATATTGCCAGCTGTGAAGATGTacgtcataataataatagcagtaacAATAGCAACAATCACCGTGATGAGGATCTGGAGCTGTTGTCCAACATGAGACAGTATGTCCTGTACCAGGCCTCAGTTCACGACCCCGGTGCTGACGTGCGGCTCCACGGCGGTGTGACAATGACGCGGGAATGGAATGTGGTCAAAGAAATGCGTTTTTTCAgccctgctgccgctgctgccgctgctgcggGTGCGACTCCTTTCACCTGCCGAGACACGTCCGCTTGCACGGTTGCTCAACCGCCTGTCCTCCAGCTCCCGGTTCCCAGCCATGCAGTTTGTGCGGAGGACGCCGCCCCCGGGGACGTGCGAGTGTGAGCGACTGGAAGTGACAACCCTGCCTCTGCGTGGTGTGACCCGCGAACCAACGATATACTGCGTGCGTCACGTCATTTCAGCGGCGCCACCCAGTCTGCCCCCGGACACGACCGTTCCCATCAAGCGTCTAACAGCATGATCCTCCCTCTTCTGTCCGGAATGACTTGGACGCGCAAGCGGAGCCTCCCGTACGCAGCGAAACTGTTACGGTTCCTGTGCGCCGGTTGGTTTTTGGGGCCTATCCCTTATTTTCTGGTCCCGTGTTGTCATTCAAAGGCACCGGTTCAGGTTCAAACTCGGTACGTCATTttaggacactttttttttaacaggcgcagcaggtgctgtaggtGTTAGAGGTGCCACCTCACACCGGAaggaccaaggttcaaatcccacgtcctgctgtagTCCACCGATCGAGGTACTTGAGCTctgaaccgatgcagtaaaaatatataaatcacCGTAAGTGGTCTTGGTGGtcttggggaaaagcatctgcgaaataaATTAATGTCAATGTGAGGCAGTGTCCCTGCGAGGAAATGAATACCACGGTAAATGTCTGTATGGACATGTGTACGTGTTAATATTGGCTCCGGCTTCAGCTTCCTGCTCGGTCCTTATTTAGGCCAAAGAAACAAAACCGGAGAGACAGGAAGGGCCCCGCGACAGCAGCGAGGGCAAGTCGGGCCTCGACATGTCACCCCCCTCCACCCGTCGGGACGCGACGTGACGCGACGCGCCGTAAACAGGGGAGCGTGTGAGCGGTGGAGCTCGTGGCCCAGACGCACCGCTTTCCCACGCGCTCACAGGTGTCacaggtgcgtgcgtgcgtaggGCCGCTCTTCGCTTCTCACCGGCGTCTTTGTCGAAGGACACGATCGCCATAATATGAATTATGATGAGCCGAGTCCACATGCAAACGTCGCGGAGATGTGAACACGGGGTCAACGGGGTCCCGTGACTTTAACTGCAGTCAAATCATGTAAAACCTGAACTATTACGATAATATCTCAGGCCGCTGTCAGTGGACTGAAACAGTCGGAGACGCTGCCTGCGATAAGGTCGCTCCGGGACCCGGCGCGCACACGTGACGCTCCAGGCGCGCTCCCTCCTCGGCGGCGGGGCGGCGGGGCTGCGGCGCCCGTGTTCAGGGTGTTGGGTGACGCCGCTGTGCGTTGCCCTCTCGTCGCTGCGGTAACTCTGTGCTGTTTGGTAACCATGGCAACTCGAGGAAGTGTCTTTGTTGGTTGCACTAAACAGCTCCTTCCTGCACATGAGTTTTACCGAAAAGGAGAAGCACATCAATCATCATAAAGCCGACAGGTAAAAAATTCCCTGCTCCCTCTGTCAGTGTCAGCCTGCGCTCCGATACCGCGCTCCTTCGGCTTCGGTCGGTCGCTCGGTCAGTTGCTCGGTCAGTTATACaagtactaaccctaaccttaacccgaaccctaacccgaACCCTGCAAGTGGCCTTGGACCAAGGCGGCTGCGCAATAAGTCATCAAAGTAGAAGTAATTCAGTCCTTCGGTCAGTCGGTCAtctgctcatcatcatcatgtcctcAATCACGGAGGTCACGGCATGCGCGCGGCTCGCAGTGTATCACAGTCACACACCGTCACACCAGGCTCAGTGTTTCACTGCTCGTATgagcgcgcgcgcactcacacacacacacacacacactatggaacTGATCGCCACTTGAAACTCGCTTCTCTCGTTAACAGCAGCTGCACGTCGCGCGCTCCGGGTCTCCGAGCGTCGCCAGGGCAAccggggggggaagggggacgGGTGGGCGTCGCCGCGTGTCGGGCGGAGCCGAAGCGCAGAGCGCGCGGGGAGCAGCGCGAGCGGAGCCTCAGGGAGCGCGCGACGGGCTCGCGGCGGCCGCTTCTACCTCAGCGGATCTTCGGCAGCAGGTTCGTCGCTTTTCGCCGCGTTTCGTCGCTCGAAatgtcccgtcccgtcccgtcctgtcCGAACAGATTCGTTCGTCACTCCTTCTTTGTACTAGGAGGACCCTAGAGCGAGGTACTTTACCACAtgattactccagtgaaatgagCCGCCGCTGTGTATAAATAACTCCGttcgtcgttttggagaaaagcggcacAGAAATCGTGGACATGATGATTTATTActcataatttattcattcttttctCCGAACTAAAGCCGCTCACGCTCAGGGTCCGGcggctgcagctggaggggattcgaacctgcgacagCAGCGCTCAGCGGtgtacactgtactgtactgtggtgctggaggagtaAAGTGTGGTACGCAGTTGAGTGGCACGTGGCTGGCAGCTCCAGTAATATAGTAGTACAGTAGTCTAGAGGAATAGAGTGCATAGAAGCGCACAAGCTGTTCTCTCTGCGTTCATGtggatatttatttaaatattgaaatctGCAGTGTCGGCCGCAAGCACGTTTCcttctgtgcgtgcgtgcgtgcgtgcgtgcgtgcgtgcgtgcgtgttccTCTTTATCCCCCGACAAAGTGTGCCCTCGCACACAGTAATGTTCATAAATAACGTCCTCTGCCGTCTCTCACACACCTTCACGTACCGCTGTGCTCTGCGAAATCAGAGCTTGGggacccccgcccccacccccacccccacccccgccgccCAGCAGCACATGGACTCGCACCTTCCCTTCCGGCCGGCCGACGCCGTCGGTGCCGCGTCCGAAAGCAGTCTCAAAGGCCGCGCTCCAGGTAGTGGGAAACGCGGCGGGGCCCGGCCGTTGACGCCCTCCTTCCGTACGCGGCTACTCGGCGACCCCTCACCTTTGTGCGTGCGGGATATTCAATTATGGATGCTCTAGCTGTTATTCACGTTCGCCATCGAACCCTTTGTCATGTGACCCGCCGACGAGACGCCTTCACTGTCGCCGCTGTGCTTCGCCCGGTGCAGGATGGAGCTCTTGGATCAGTGGTTATGGAGGCAGGAGTACTGGCTGCCACCTGGCATCACCTGGCAGGACATGCAAGCCGGAGAGTCTGTTCGCCACCCTCGGCCTCGCGACCTTCTCCTCACCCTGCCCCTGGCGCTGGGCTACATCTGTCTTCGCCACTTCTTCGAGAGGTGAGCGTTCAATGTCACGGTGACGCTCTGTGTGACCTCGGTgcaaatgtttccatttctgAGTAACCCCACCGTTGTTAGTTAGGAACTCTGGGTGTTAGGAAAgcctgtgtgcgtgcgtgtgtgtgcatgcgcgtgCAAAAGTGCACATGCAGGCACGTGTAGGGCACGTAAGTGCAGTGGGCTGTACAAAGCGCGCCGCCAGGCAGCGGGGAAAGCTCTCTTTACCGCTGAAGCAGCTGTTTCCAGTGGAAACCGGAGAGGCCGGCGCAGAGCCGCAAAGTCGCCGAAGCGTCCCGCTCCCCGTCGCCCCGGTCGCTCCTGTCTCCAGCCTCATTAGCGCCGTGATAAAGTTACAGGCACACAAACGCGTAGAACAACAACAGGAGGCACACACGCGCTCTCGCATAGCAGCTGTGTCACCGCAGGTCCTCGTGCCATTGTTTACCTCCCTTATGTGGGGTGGCTTTGGAAACTGGAACCTTCCAGCTCAAATCCCCCACTGATGTGTAAGAAGCTGGTAGCAGAATGGTTATGGAGCTTATAATGAAAAGGCTGCTGGCGCAAGCTCCCAGAGAGGAACCTTTCTGTTACCCGGATCACGGGACCTAACCTGAATCGCTCCGGAGAAGTATACGGTGGTGAAAACGAGTGGAGATGGGTCACTGCCGTGCTACTTAACTAAGTATACATTTAAAGAGCAAAGTGTGTGCTGCGCGCAGTTTGCCCTTGTTTCCCAGTTCCATTGCCTGCACCCTCACCTGTTCCTCTGCTCCGCAGGTTGGTGGCGCTTCCCCTTGGCAGGTGGCTCGGCGTTAGGGACCGGGTTCGTGTTCCACCCGCTGCTGTTCCTGCGCTAGAGACCTTCTATACTGACCGCACCCATCAGCCTTCCCAGGTGAGCCCACCGCATCGATCCTATAGAACAGCATCGAGCGGGGTGTCAGTCGTGGCTGTCTTTGAGAGACACGTCACCTGTTGTCTTTCGTGGATTTCGTGCCAGAAGCCGTTAATATGTCGCGTGTGCCAACTGTCTAGAACCCTCATGGCATGATTTATGGGTAGAAACCCCCTCTACGTGCACTCGAATCTCCTGGTCAGATTAGATCTGGACATGTGCTTTCTGTCAGTGGTGTCTTTCTGCGTTCAAATGCGTCATGATCACATCGGTATTTGGACGTGAGCATTCTAAGAATGACATTGTAAGAATGCTCATGTCCTGAAACCAGTCTAGATTTCCTTCTATCAAGGTTTTAGGTAGGAACTTTCTTTCACACGTTAACGTTTTCGTTACTTCCCCTTAACTAACTGCTCAGCATGTGTGAATTTTCCGTGATTGTCCTTTACAGAGCCCACCGTATGTATAACTGCGTTACGTTTAGGTGGCCTTCTCCCAGTGTACAGGAGTGAATTGCCTGTTGCTCGCAGACTCCGTAGGCGGTGACGTCGTCACCTGTAACCCGCAACATGAGGGCATGCGTATGTACATTAGTCTTTCTAGAGGGCTTCTCACTCAACTCTGGGCAATTTTCGTTGCTCTTCTCGCTGTCTGTTCTTGGCCAAGTGTTGTGAAATGGAACGTCCGTCTCTTCCTGTGCGGTGGGGCCGGGTGaggctggcatcctgccctTGTGTTattccatcaatccatccaaaCCATTGCCCGATTTGCAAGCCGCACTTTTTCATGAAGCGCTCACTCTCCTTGGCTGTGGCGCTCGTGGAAATGGGGAGGAGCCAGGAAAGGGGGGCGGTGAATGAAGCTGCTGCTCATTTTTCAGACATGTAGCTCGGTGTGTTCCACTCTCTTCGTTCCTCATCCCACAATCCTCAGCGCACTTGACGCGTCACTGTTGCCTGCTGCCTGGTAACACCCACAAGCAGTTAGCTGTCACAGAAGAGCACCTGGAAACTAGAGATGGGGCTTTTCAAAGGAAAGGCGGTGATGCAGTCGGGAGGGATTCGATCGGGGGTAGACAGAGGGCTCCACGCCGCCTGATCCGGCACCTCCATCCTGCCCTCCAAGTACTCGTTGTATCGGAGTTGTTCCAGGGAAGGCTCGTTGGAGTAATTTCCGTAGTGATGAGCAGCTGAAGGTGCCCCGACGTGCCATTGTGCTGACGGGTGCTCATCACGTCAGTCACGCTTGCTGGAAAGAGCAGGGTTCGAC
Proteins encoded in this window:
- the LOC108921611 gene encoding cortexin-1-like, translating into MGDAPMLEFPLQHHAPSFPWTPTRAPLVGGAEQNAAFVFVGLLLVLLVFLLVRCFRVLLDPYSSMPASSWTDHKEALERGQFDYTLV